A window of Pedobacter lusitanus contains these coding sequences:
- a CDS encoding HAD family hydrolase: protein MRYIIFDIDGTLTDTTAIDDHCFTRALESTFNFSGFETDYGHYENTTDSGIIHQLFMENHHRTYTAEERDRFIYNFCALLKDAYAVNNECMKEIPKAGKILNALCEQDGISVGLATGGWRESALFKLSCAGITTAACAAASFAQDARARRDIITCTITKMNALHGIEMPLSEIIYVGDGKWDYQATQQLGIQFIGIENKKLEHLADIIKISDYDELHLHLA, encoded by the coding sequence ATGAGATACATTATATTTGATATAGACGGAACACTGACTGATACAACCGCCATAGACGATCATTGTTTTACCCGGGCATTGGAGAGTACTTTTAACTTCAGTGGTTTTGAAACAGATTATGGTCACTATGAAAACACTACTGATTCCGGTATTATCCATCAGTTGTTTATGGAAAATCATCACCGCACTTACACGGCAGAAGAAAGAGACCGCTTTATTTATAACTTCTGTGCTTTACTTAAGGATGCTTATGCAGTGAATAATGAATGCATGAAAGAGATACCCAAGGCCGGCAAAATATTAAATGCCCTATGCGAACAGGATGGTATCAGCGTTGGTCTGGCTACCGGAGGCTGGAGAGAATCAGCCCTGTTTAAATTAAGCTGTGCAGGTATAACCACTGCCGCCTGTGCTGCTGCTTCATTTGCACAGGATGCCAGAGCCAGGCGTGATATTATTACCTGCACAATCACAAAGATGAATGCGTTGCACGGCATAGAAATGCCCTTATCTGAAATTATTTATGTGGGAGATGGCAAATGGGATTATCAGGCCACTCAACAATTAGGCATACAGTTTATTGGCATTGAAAATAAAAAACTGGAGCATCTTGCAGATATTATTAAGATTTCAGACTATGACGAACTGCATTTGCATCTGGCTTAG
- a CDS encoding TonB-dependent receptor yields the protein MMKRFTKQMFLLIMLCFTVMYVQAQSIVISGSVIDKLSREPIPGAGITVKGKTVGTSTNQNGKYAFSTSEKAPFTIVISFLGYTSVEKLVTGSTTGLDAELEQAGILGQEVVISASRTPERILESPVSIERMGQNTIKEIAAPSFYDALNNMKGVEVSTQSLTFKSVNTRGFNSNGNTRFNQFVDGMDNQAPGLNFAVGNIVGINDLDLDNVELLPGASSALYGAGGINGTMLMTSKSPFDYQGPSFQFKTGMNHVNDNNTGVQPYNQLDVRLAKAWNNKFAIKGTFSFLQAQDWQADNFSNFDRASRSGKSGDRSSDPNYDGINVYGDEVSQNMRNVAQSVLNAGTSGFVQGALGLPVPPTAAQIDAFKSNPARLNALNGFLSTNSVMRPFYAGINTPGLLPNQNVSRTGYEESSLVDYKTQSIKASGSINYRLTKTIEAVAQVYWGSGTSVYTGSDRYSLRNFSIGQYKLELKGQDFFIRGYTTQERSGDSYIASILGSYINETSKKSTDWFPQYVGNYIGAKSQGASDAAAYAAARAAADQGRFAQGSPQFEAAKSKILNTTISGSDFSKGIYGAKFDDKTNLYHYEGMYNFSNLFNNVFEFQIGASYRLYQLRSNGTIFNDLNSEIDIKEYGSFVQLGKKFFDDKFKLTFSGRYDKSTNFDGRFTPRVTGVYTVAKNNNIRISYQTGYRNPTTQNQYIDLSVGGGSQRLIGGIPEILNKYSLFTNQAFTDVSYRAFLNSAAGGTPDPTLLKAYTFDPKGVRPESVQAYEIGYRGLLGPKFLIDAYAYYNIYKDFITAVDVYQKEINGTNFTKFGVPVNAKGKVTSYGGALGIDYLVANYNLSGNISYNNIGDIPDNYINDFNTPKIRYNLGIGRRELIKNVGFNVNYRWQGKFYWNSSFASGDVPAFGTLDAQVNFKIPSVNSMIKIGGSNVLNKYNFTSYGNPSVGAVYYVAYSFNP from the coding sequence ATGATGAAAAGATTTACAAAACAAATGTTTTTGCTTATAATGCTTTGTTTTACAGTTATGTATGTACAAGCACAAAGCATTGTTATTAGCGGGTCAGTAATTGACAAGCTAAGTCGGGAACCGATCCCCGGCGCAGGGATTACAGTTAAAGGAAAGACCGTCGGTACATCTACCAATCAGAATGGTAAGTATGCATTCAGTACTTCTGAAAAGGCACCATTTACAATTGTAATTTCCTTTCTCGGATATACTTCAGTTGAAAAATTGGTTACCGGCAGCACGACTGGCCTGGATGCCGAGCTGGAACAGGCAGGGATTCTTGGTCAGGAGGTCGTGATCTCTGCTTCCAGGACTCCGGAAAGAATACTGGAGTCTCCGGTTTCTATTGAACGGATGGGGCAAAACACGATAAAAGAAATAGCTGCTCCGTCATTTTATGATGCACTGAACAATATGAAAGGCGTTGAGGTTAGCACGCAAAGTCTGACTTTTAAATCGGTAAATACCAGGGGATTTAATTCAAATGGTAACACCAGATTTAATCAGTTTGTCGATGGAATGGATAATCAGGCACCAGGATTGAACTTTGCTGTTGGTAATATTGTAGGTATCAACGATCTTGATTTAGACAATGTCGAGCTATTACCTGGTGCCTCATCAGCACTTTATGGTGCAGGTGGGATCAATGGAACAATGCTGATGACCTCAAAAAGCCCGTTTGATTATCAGGGGCCAAGTTTTCAGTTTAAAACGGGTATGAATCATGTCAATGATAATAACACAGGCGTACAGCCTTATAATCAGCTGGATGTCCGTCTGGCAAAAGCCTGGAATAATAAATTTGCTATTAAGGGAACATTTTCATTTCTGCAGGCACAGGACTGGCAGGCTGATAATTTTTCCAACTTTGACAGGGCTTCAAGATCAGGAAAATCCGGAGACAGGAGTTCAGACCCCAATTATGACGGGATAAATGTCTATGGGGATGAAGTAAGTCAGAACATGCGTAACGTTGCTCAGTCTGTTCTTAATGCAGGAACTTCCGGATTTGTTCAGGGCGCATTGGGTTTGCCGGTACCGCCAACTGCTGCACAGATTGATGCATTTAAATCAAACCCGGCCAGATTGAATGCCCTGAACGGGTTCTTGAGTACTAATTCAGTTATGCGTCCTTTTTATGCCGGGATTAATACTCCGGGTTTACTTCCCAATCAGAATGTCTCCAGAACCGGTTATGAAGAAAGTTCTCTGGTTGATTATAAAACACAATCAATTAAGGCATCTGGTTCCATTAATTATCGTTTAACCAAAACGATCGAGGCTGTAGCACAGGTATACTGGGGTAGCGGGACATCTGTTTATACCGGTTCTGACCGTTATTCTCTAAGAAATTTCAGTATCGGACAATATAAACTGGAATTAAAGGGGCAGGACTTTTTTATCAGAGGTTATACAACTCAGGAACGTTCAGGTGATTCTTATATCGCATCTATTCTGGGTAGCTATATTAATGAAACTTCTAAAAAATCTACTGACTGGTTTCCTCAGTATGTAGGAAATTATATAGGTGCCAAGTCTCAGGGGGCGAGTGATGCAGCAGCTTATGCAGCGGCCAGAGCTGCCGCCGATCAGGGCAGATTCGCGCAGGGTTCTCCGCAGTTTGAAGCTGCTAAAAGTAAAATCCTGAATACAACAATTTCTGGAAGTGATTTTAGCAAGGGGATTTATGGAGCTAAATTTGACGATAAGACTAATCTCTATCATTATGAAGGGATGTACAACTTTAGTAATCTGTTTAACAATGTTTTTGAATTTCAGATTGGTGCTTCTTACCGCTTGTACCAGTTGAGATCAAACGGAACTATCTTCAATGATTTAAACAGTGAAATTGATATTAAAGAATATGGAAGTTTCGTGCAGCTAGGCAAAAAGTTCTTTGATGATAAATTTAAGCTGACATTCTCAGGACGTTATGATAAAAGCACGAATTTTGATGGTCGTTTCACACCGAGAGTAACCGGAGTATATACAGTGGCTAAAAATAACAATATCCGGATTTCTTATCAGACAGGATACCGTAATCCAACCACACAGAACCAGTATATTGACTTATCTGTTGGCGGTGGATCGCAAAGATTAATTGGTGGGATACCAGAGATTCTGAATAAATACAGCCTGTTTACCAATCAGGCATTTACGGACGTAAGCTATCGTGCTTTTCTTAATTCAGCGGCAGGAGGGACCCCGGACCCGACTCTGTTAAAAGCTTATACATTTGACCCTAAAGGTGTGCGTCCGGAAAGTGTTCAGGCTTATGAAATCGGTTACAGAGGATTATTAGGGCCAAAGTTCCTGATCGATGCCTATGCTTATTATAATATTTATAAAGATTTTATAACCGCCGTAGATGTTTACCAGAAAGAGATTAACGGAACTAATTTTACCAAATTTGGTGTTCCCGTAAATGCAAAAGGAAAAGTAACTTCTTATGGAGGAGCTTTGGGAATCGATTATTTAGTAGCAAATTATAACTTAAGCGGTAATATCTCTTACAATAATATCGGTGATATCCCGGATAATTATATCAACGATTTTAATACGCCTAAGATCAGGTATAATCTGGGTATAGGAAGAAGAGAGCTGATCAAAAATGTAGGTTTTAATGTAAATTATCGCTGGCAGGGCAAATTCTACTGGAATTCTTCTTTTGCTTCCGGAGATGTACCGGCTTTCGGTACTTTAGATGCCCAGGTTAATTTTAAAATTCCTTCAGTAAACTCCATGATCAAAATTGGTGGTTCAAACGTCTTGAACAAGTATAATTTTACTTCTTACGGAAATCCGTCTGTTGGTGCAGTGTATTATGTGGCTTATTCATTTAATCCATAA
- a CDS encoding zinc-dependent alcohol dehydrogenase, with product MKAIVYNGAWDIQLKDREEPIITAADEVIVEIKATGICGTDLSIISGEYQASPRVIIGHESAGIIVAKGDGVESCTIGQRVIIDPTYYCGYCENCRKGLRNHCLLKSSTEAGVSIDGTFTRYFKTTKQFIYPLYDHIPFEQGAMSEPLSCVLTAVKKLAVTPFMRTAILGGGPIGLLFYMALTQHGIQEGVVYEASRDRIKLIEENNVLSKNWKIEPSFIPQKNQYDLIIDTTGTLLEKSMQAIADGGKISMMGLRNNQQTINPREIADRSISIIGSIDSMDTFRHAVDLINKGNLGLEKIITNEYNLDDFESAIRHLGCDVNKRERSNQISSLKSVIRI from the coding sequence ATGAAAGCAATTGTATACAATGGAGCCTGGGATATTCAGCTGAAAGACAGAGAAGAACCTATAATCACAGCAGCAGATGAAGTGATTGTCGAAATCAAAGCTACAGGTATCTGCGGGACAGACCTGAGCATTATATCAGGTGAATACCAGGCAAGTCCACGAGTAATCATTGGTCATGAATCAGCTGGTATTATAGTAGCCAAAGGCGATGGGGTTGAAAGCTGTACGATCGGTCAGCGTGTAATTATTGACCCGACATATTATTGTGGTTATTGTGAAAACTGCCGCAAAGGATTAAGAAATCATTGTCTCTTAAAGTCAAGTACAGAAGCAGGAGTATCCATAGACGGTACTTTTACCAGGTACTTTAAGACTACCAAACAATTTATTTATCCATTGTATGACCATATTCCTTTTGAACAGGGAGCAATGTCCGAACCGTTGAGCTGTGTGTTGACGGCTGTGAAAAAATTAGCTGTAACACCATTTATGCGAACAGCAATATTAGGCGGAGGACCTATTGGTTTGTTGTTCTATATGGCTTTAACACAACATGGCATCCAGGAAGGGGTAGTCTATGAAGCTTCCAGAGACCGGATTAAGCTTATTGAAGAAAATAATGTTCTTTCTAAAAACTGGAAAATAGAACCGTCGTTTATTCCGCAAAAGAACCAATACGATCTGATTATTGATACCACAGGCACGTTACTGGAAAAGTCAATGCAGGCCATCGCAGATGGGGGAAAAATCTCTATGATGGGGTTGCGTAATAACCAGCAGACGATTAATCCAAGAGAAATTGCGGATCGTAGTATTTCAATTATTGGTTCTATAGACTCTATGGATACTTTCAGACATGCTGTTGACCTGATTAATAAAGGCAATTTGGGTCTTGAAAAGATAATTACCAATGAATATAATCTGGATGACTTTGAATCTGCTATCAGACATTTGGGTTGTGATGTAAATAAGCGTGAAAGAAGTAATCAGATTTCAAGTCTTAAATCGGTTATCAGGATCTGA
- a CDS encoding aspartate aminotransferase family protein: MTANIKFIKGEGIRLYTPENEEYIDAVSGTFNISLGYSHPELVDALKKQVEDLIHVSSSFTGELAQEVLDTILDEAPEHITDGWMRDIIGSTANEGAVKIANKFNGKSEVVSVSLSHHGQTLYTTNISGNAFRRKSFSNTISTNNAVIPAPYCYRCPFSAKGPDCGFLCAEAIHDYAQYGSSGGVSCMIIEPILGNGGNIIPPEGYFKKIREICDELDIALIADEVQTGIGRTGHMFASEYYDIKPDIITLAKGLGGIGIPAAAILYKKEFAVLEKFEHSYTSGGNLLSLTASQKTMEVVSRDGFLENVRVSGKILGDLLNKLKEDYGHVIGDVRGIGYMWGLEIVDKDGAPDVELANKIVDVALTDHKMILRGSRYGFGNVVKVRPALTATQDDIEEIYFRLNKIFSQL; this comes from the coding sequence ATGACAGCTAACATTAAATTCATTAAAGGTGAGGGTATTCGCCTTTACACCCCCGAAAACGAAGAGTATATTGATGCAGTTTCCGGGACTTTCAATATCTCACTGGGTTATAGTCATCCTGAGCTTGTAGATGCACTCAAAAAGCAGGTAGAAGACTTAATACATGTGTCGTCTTCTTTTACCGGAGAACTTGCACAAGAGGTTCTTGACACTATTCTTGATGAGGCACCTGAACATATTACCGATGGGTGGATGCGGGATATTATCGGCTCCACAGCAAATGAAGGAGCTGTAAAGATTGCCAATAAATTCAATGGCAAAAGTGAAGTAGTTAGTGTTTCACTTTCCCATCACGGACAAACATTGTATACTACAAATATCTCGGGAAATGCCTTCAGGAGAAAATCTTTCTCCAATACGATATCGACAAACAATGCCGTAATACCGGCGCCTTACTGTTATCGTTGCCCATTCTCGGCCAAAGGCCCTGATTGTGGCTTTCTTTGTGCAGAAGCTATACATGATTATGCACAGTATGGCAGCTCAGGAGGCGTATCCTGTATGATTATAGAACCGATTTTAGGTAATGGAGGTAACATCATACCACCAGAGGGCTATTTCAAAAAGATCAGAGAGATCTGTGATGAACTCGATATCGCACTTATTGCTGATGAAGTACAAACCGGTATAGGCAGAACAGGGCATATGTTTGCCAGTGAATATTATGATATCAAGCCTGATATTATCACTTTGGCAAAAGGTCTCGGAGGTATCGGTATTCCTGCTGCCGCAATTCTGTATAAAAAGGAATTTGCAGTTCTGGAGAAATTTGAACATTCCTATACCTCAGGAGGTAATTTACTTTCATTGACTGCATCCCAAAAAACAATGGAGGTGGTTTCCAGAGACGGATTTCTTGAAAATGTGCGTGTTTCAGGAAAAATTCTTGGCGATTTGCTGAACAAATTAAAAGAAGATTATGGCCATGTTATTGGTGATGTGCGTGGCATAGGTTATATGTGGGGACTGGAAATCGTTGATAAAGATGGAGCACCCGATGTTGAGCTTGCCAATAAAATCGTAGACGTTGCACTAACTGATCATAAGATGATACTCAGAGGTTCCCGTTATGGATTTGGTAACGTAGTAAAAGTACGCCCTGCATTGACAGCAACCCAGGATGATATTGAAGAGATCTATTTCCGTTTAAATAAAATATTTAGTCAACTGTAA
- a CDS encoding MFS transporter, with protein sequence MSLSIDKKRSHRIATSIFFFIAGLTYSSWACRIHDIKSFYNLNDAELGSVLFALPVGLMISLPISGWMVTRFTSRKVLIAAGLLFPLILCTIGLTTQIWQLVIVLFLFGFLNNVFEIAMNTQAVGIEELYGRSIMASFHGLWSLAGFTGVAIGTLAIAVKWPFWLHFAIVGIICWILVFYSWRSLLRQDGVSESQPVFAKPDGNILKLGFIAFASLITEGTMFDWSGVYFKTIVTVPEALTTMGSIAFMATMAGGRFAADRFVTRFGISRILQYSGIISTTGLLLAVIFPNIHTATLGFLMVGIGVSSVVPLVLALAGKSKTMAPGIAIAAVSTVGFLGFLIGPPMIGFIAQATNLRWSFLLIAVLGFGTTLLASRVKSIV encoded by the coding sequence ATGTCATTATCTATTGATAAAAAACGGTCACACCGTATTGCCACCAGTATATTCTTTTTCATCGCGGGCCTGACTTATTCCAGCTGGGCATGTCGTATACATGATATTAAATCTTTCTATAACTTAAATGATGCAGAACTTGGAAGTGTATTATTTGCCTTACCAGTAGGACTGATGATTAGTTTGCCTATATCCGGATGGATGGTCACCAGATTTACGAGTCGTAAAGTACTGATTGCCGCCGGCCTGTTATTCCCCCTGATTTTATGTACCATTGGGCTGACGACACAAATCTGGCAGCTGGTAATTGTCCTCTTTCTGTTTGGCTTTTTAAATAATGTTTTTGAGATAGCCATGAATACACAGGCTGTAGGAATAGAAGAACTGTATGGAAGATCAATTATGGCCTCTTTTCATGGACTATGGAGTCTGGCTGGCTTTACCGGTGTGGCTATTGGTACATTAGCTATAGCTGTAAAATGGCCGTTTTGGTTGCATTTTGCAATTGTAGGAATTATCTGCTGGATTTTGGTTTTCTATTCATGGAGATCACTTTTACGGCAGGATGGTGTTTCAGAATCGCAGCCTGTATTTGCAAAACCTGATGGCAATATCCTGAAGCTGGGTTTTATTGCATTTGCCAGTTTGATTACCGAAGGAACTATGTTTGACTGGAGTGGTGTCTATTTTAAAACCATTGTCACGGTGCCTGAAGCGCTGACTACAATGGGATCCATTGCATTTATGGCTACAATGGCAGGTGGACGCTTTGCTGCAGACCGGTTTGTAACACGGTTTGGAATAAGCAGGATATTACAATATAGTGGTATAATCAGTACTACAGGATTACTGCTGGCTGTTATATTTCCTAATATCCATACTGCTACATTAGGCTTTCTGATGGTCGGTATTGGCGTTTCTTCTGTTGTTCCACTGGTACTTGCACTTGCCGGGAAATCTAAAACAATGGCACCGGGAATTGCTATAGCAGCGGTTTCCACAGTTGGCTTTCTGGGCTTTCTGATTGGTCCGCCTATGATTGGTTTTATTGCACAGGCGACAAATCTCCGCTGGTCATTTTTACTGATAGCAGTACTGGGTTTCGGCACCACATTACTTGCTTCCAGGGTTAAATCTATAGTTTAG